A stretch of the Actinoalloteichus fjordicus genome encodes the following:
- a CDS encoding protein kinase family protein, with the protein MSGKPTEYIAPNRKDIGQGVEDAGLAPGTVLGDGRYRLIGNVGQDVRGGAQLWRAKDSALGRDVALTILVGDRSDTQVNARARRALERAMHAASFHCVGAARVLDVISAKHGLAESDRVLGIVVAEWTHGTDLAELVKDNPVPPATAARLLQSLAVAVETAHHVGLVLGIDHPQRIRVSADGELRFAFPGVRPEASATDDVRGLGAVLFYLLTGRWPLAEAPEGVPTVQMQKDGVPVTPRSLRPIVPLELSNAAVKALAGPDSTINTGGIRTAAAMIPVLERAAATEDSGTNVMHQSPIGNPAPENDVWRERDPEPDQARKRKLSVGMAILGVATLLIVGWLGFQVAQMFAPGGSSSAQNSILPSGVTEDGEGGDDEEEPDSGPPVAAGPITPAGAAEWQPPGATLDHPNRAGDAIDGDASTAWTTSAYFESFDSDRAYKPGVGLMVSFSEATRLAQATVNSPSAGGVIEIRSSPTATPGSVDETTLLGTLSLSGGDTSLDFDEVVEGQHILLWVTGIVPVDGGYQTRINEVTFQTAE; encoded by the coding sequence GTGAGCGGCAAGCCGACGGAGTACATCGCACCGAACCGGAAGGACATCGGTCAGGGCGTTGAGGATGCTGGGCTGGCCCCGGGCACCGTGCTCGGCGACGGCCGCTACCGCCTGATCGGCAACGTAGGGCAGGACGTGCGGGGTGGCGCGCAGCTGTGGCGGGCCAAGGACTCCGCGCTCGGCCGCGACGTCGCGCTGACCATCCTGGTCGGCGATCGAAGTGACACGCAGGTCAACGCGCGGGCCAGACGGGCGTTGGAACGCGCGATGCACGCGGCGAGCTTCCACTGCGTCGGCGCGGCCCGCGTGCTCGACGTGATCAGTGCCAAACACGGACTCGCCGAGTCGGATCGCGTCCTCGGCATCGTGGTGGCCGAGTGGACGCACGGCACGGACCTCGCCGAGCTGGTCAAGGACAACCCCGTGCCGCCCGCCACCGCGGCCCGGCTGCTTCAGTCGCTGGCCGTGGCCGTGGAGACCGCGCATCACGTCGGCCTCGTGCTCGGCATCGACCACCCGCAGCGCATCCGGGTGAGCGCCGACGGCGAGCTGCGGTTCGCCTTCCCCGGCGTCCGGCCGGAGGCGAGCGCCACCGACGACGTCCGAGGTCTCGGCGCGGTGCTGTTCTACCTGCTCACCGGCCGGTGGCCGCTGGCAGAAGCGCCGGAAGGCGTCCCGACGGTGCAGATGCAGAAGGACGGCGTGCCCGTCACACCGCGGTCGCTGCGCCCGATCGTGCCGCTGGAGCTGTCGAACGCGGCGGTGAAGGCGCTGGCCGGCCCGGACAGCACGATCAACACCGGCGGCATCCGCACCGCAGCCGCGATGATCCCGGTCCTCGAGCGCGCTGCGGCGACCGAGGACTCCGGCACGAACGTGATGCACCAGTCGCCGATCGGCAACCCCGCTCCCGAGAACGACGTCTGGCGGGAGCGCGATCCCGAGCCGGACCAGGCCCGCAAGCGCAAGCTGAGCGTGGGCATGGCGATTCTGGGCGTCGCCACGCTGCTGATCGTCGGCTGGCTCGGCTTCCAGGTCGCGCAGATGTTCGCCCCCGGCGGCAGCAGCAGCGCGCAGAACTCGATCCTCCCCAGTGGCGTCACCGAGGACGGCGAGGGCGGGGACGACGAGGAGGAGCCGGACAGCGGTCCGCCGGTCGCGGCGGGGCCGATCACCCCGGCCGGTGCGGCGGAGTGGCAGCCGCCCGGTGCGACCCTGGACCATCCGAATCGAGCGGGCGATGCGATCGACGGCGACGCATCGACGGCGTGGACCACTTCGGCATACTTCGAATCCTTCGACAGCGACCGCGCCTATAAGCCGGGCGTTGGTCTGATGGTCTCCTTCTCTGAGGCCACTCGACTAGCTCAGGCGACCGTGAATTCCCCGAGTGCCGGCGGGGTCATCGAGATCCGCAGCTCACCGACCGCCACACCGGGCAGCGTCGACGAGACGACGCTGCTCGGCACGCTGAGCCTTTCCGGCGGCGACACCAGCCTCGACTTCGACGAGGTCGTCGAAGGTCAGCACATCTTGCTCTGGGTCACCGGGATCGTGCCGGTCGACGGCGGCTATCAGACGCGAATCAACGAGGTGACCTTCCAGACAGCCGAGTGA
- the sigM gene encoding RNA polymerase sigma factor SigM codes for MTAPASSDADLIAAHASGDPHAFTELVRRHRDRLWAVALRTMRDPEDAADALQDALISAFRAASSFRAESKVTTWLHRIVVNACLDRIRRKQSRPVVPLPEAGPNEPAITRDAIAEQETRLAVNDALAELPVEQRSAIVLVDVEGYSVAETAQILGIAEGTVKSRCARGRTRLAKLLGHLRNPDAVANVPSDDIARQQRRTREGR; via the coding sequence GTGACAGCCCCAGCAAGTTCGGACGCCGACCTCATAGCGGCCCACGCAAGCGGGGATCCACACGCATTCACTGAGCTGGTCCGGCGGCACCGTGACCGCCTGTGGGCGGTGGCGCTGCGCACCATGCGAGACCCGGAGGACGCCGCCGACGCCCTTCAGGACGCCCTGATCTCCGCCTTCCGGGCAGCATCCTCGTTCCGCGCCGAGTCCAAGGTGACCACGTGGTTACACCGCATCGTGGTGAATGCGTGTCTGGACCGCATCAGACGTAAACAGAGCAGACCGGTCGTCCCGCTGCCGGAGGCGGGCCCCAACGAGCCCGCCATCACACGGGACGCCATAGCCGAGCAGGAGACCAGGCTCGCGGTGAACGATGCCCTCGCCGAATTGCCCGTGGAGCAGCGCTCCGCGATCGTGCTGGTGGACGTGGAGGGTTACTCCGTGGCGGAGACCGCCCAGATCCTCGGGATCGCCGAGGGCACGGTGAAGAGCCGCTGTGCCCGGGGTCGCACCCGCCTGGCGAAACTTCTCGGGCATCTCAGGAACCCCGATGCAGTTGCGAACGTCCCATCTGATGACATCGCTCGCCAGCAGCGACGCACTCGGGAGGGACGATGA
- a CDS encoding anti-sigma factor codes for MTGSEWEGRGLDPTSGSRPDPDDGAAWSLDLLADLHAGALDDETAARLRPRAESDSDATALFAALDATQAELRDLPPVPPMPAAFADRLDAALAREAAAMFGPTRAVPATVTELPSAPPERGAAQTEAPQGQPAPIVDLDAVRRRRRRNAGWGAGLLVAAAAVVSVVAINLPSNTSPGTPMADETQGEAPPGSAQPPLALGGQDDLNALGTGDIAGLLEVEEYGSLGDEDALLSCLAAGGIPDANVLGSREAELGGQAGLMVILGEGFNQFRVVVVSEDCAQGDSEFLGDTTIGG; via the coding sequence ATGACCGGCAGTGAGTGGGAAGGGCGTGGGCTCGACCCCACCAGCGGGTCACGGCCCGATCCGGACGACGGAGCCGCGTGGTCACTCGACCTCTTGGCGGATCTGCACGCCGGAGCACTCGACGACGAGACCGCGGCACGGCTGAGACCGCGCGCCGAGTCCGATTCCGATGCGACGGCCCTGTTCGCGGCGTTGGACGCCACCCAGGCGGAGCTGCGTGACCTGCCGCCCGTGCCGCCGATGCCCGCGGCCTTCGCAGACCGGCTGGACGCGGCCCTGGCCCGCGAGGCCGCCGCCATGTTCGGCCCGACTCGGGCCGTTCCGGCGACGGTGACGGAACTACCGTCCGCTCCGCCGGAACGAGGCGCTGCGCAGACGGAGGCGCCGCAGGGCCAGCCTGCGCCGATCGTCGACCTCGATGCGGTCCGGCGACGCCGACGACGCAACGCGGGCTGGGGTGCGGGCCTGCTGGTGGCGGCGGCAGCGGTGGTGAGCGTGGTCGCGATCAATCTGCCGTCGAACACCTCGCCCGGCACGCCGATGGCGGATGAGACCCAGGGCGAGGCACCGCCGGGGTCCGCGCAGCCGCCGCTGGCACTGGGCGGGCAGGACGACCTGAACGCGCTCGGCACGGGCGACATCGCGGGACTGCTCGAGGTCGAGGAGTACGGCTCGCTCGGTGACGAGGACGCGCTGCTGTCGTGCCTGGCGGCGGGCGGCATTCCCGACGCCAACGTCCTCGGCTCGCGTGAGGCGGAGCTGGGCGGGCAGGCGGGCTTGATGGTCATCCTCGGCGAAGGCTTCAACCAGTTCCGCGTCGTGGTGGTCTCGGAAGACTGCGCGCAGGGCGACTCCGAGTTCCTCGGGGACACCACGATCGGAGGCTGA
- the trxB gene encoding thioredoxin-disulfide reductase, with protein MSDVRNLIIIGSGPAGYTAAVYAARAQLEPLIFEGTQFGGALMTTTEVENYPGFRNGIMGPELMEQMRAQAERFGAELRPEDVESVSLDGPVKTVVVDGTEYRAKAVILAMGAAARYVNVPGEERLLGRGVSSCATCDGFFFRDQDIAVVGGGDSAMEEATFLTRFAKSVTIVHRREEFRASRIMLERARANEKIRWRTNASVTEVLGETSVSGLRLVDTVTGEESTLDVTAMFVAIGHDPRSELVKGQVEMDEAGYVRVMERSTSTNLTGVFAAGDLVDHTYRQAITAAGSGCSSAIDAERWLAHHETTPESVGGGYGLGDPVPTV; from the coding sequence TTGTCCGACGTGAGAAATCTGATCATCATCGGCTCGGGACCGGCGGGGTACACGGCTGCGGTGTACGCGGCACGGGCTCAACTCGAACCCCTGATCTTCGAGGGCACGCAGTTCGGCGGTGCCCTGATGACGACCACCGAGGTCGAGAACTACCCAGGCTTCCGCAACGGCATCATGGGCCCTGAGCTGATGGAGCAGATGCGCGCCCAGGCCGAGCGCTTCGGTGCGGAGCTGCGGCCGGAGGACGTCGAGTCCGTGTCGCTGGACGGCCCGGTGAAGACGGTGGTGGTCGACGGCACCGAGTACCGGGCCAAGGCGGTCATCCTCGCGATGGGCGCCGCCGCGCGTTATGTGAACGTGCCGGGTGAGGAACGTCTCCTCGGCCGTGGCGTGTCCTCCTGCGCGACCTGCGACGGCTTCTTCTTCCGCGATCAGGACATCGCGGTGGTGGGCGGCGGCGACTCCGCCATGGAGGAGGCGACCTTCCTCACCCGCTTCGCGAAGTCGGTGACGATCGTGCACCGCCGCGAGGAGTTCCGTGCCTCCCGCATCATGCTGGAACGCGCCAGGGCCAACGAGAAGATCCGCTGGCGGACCAACGCCTCGGTCACCGAGGTGCTCGGCGAGACCTCGGTGAGCGGGCTCCGCCTCGTCGACACGGTGACCGGCGAAGAGTCCACCCTCGACGTGACGGCCATGTTCGTGGCGATCGGACACGACCCGCGCAGTGAGCTGGTCAAGGGACAGGTCGAAATGGACGAGGCGGGCTACGTGCGGGTCATGGAGCGCAGCACGAGCACCAACCTGACCGGGGTGTTCGCCGCAGGCGACCTCGTCGACCACACCTACCGGCAGGCCATCACCGCAGCGGGGTCCGGCTGTTCCTCGGCCATCGACGCCGAGCGCTGGCTCGCCCACCACGAGACGACGCCGGAGTCCGTCGGCGGCGGCTACGGACTCGGCGACCCGGTCCCCACGGTCTGA
- the trxA gene encoding thioredoxin: MTGTTVTITDKTFKSEVLDSSKPVLVDFWATWCGPCKMVAPVLEEIAAEHAEKLTIAKLDVDANPSTQRDYQVMSIPTLILFKDGKPVTQIVGAKPKAALMSEISKHLD; the protein is encoded by the coding sequence ATGACAGGCACAACCGTCACCATCACCGACAAGACCTTCAAGTCGGAGGTGCTCGACAGCAGCAAGCCGGTGCTCGTCGACTTCTGGGCGACCTGGTGCGGACCGTGCAAGATGGTCGCCCCCGTGCTGGAGGAGATCGCTGCGGAGCACGCCGAGAAGCTGACCATCGCCAAGCTCGACGTCGACGCGAACCCGTCGACCCAGCGCGACTATCAGGTCATGTCGATCCCGACGCTGATCCTGTTCAAGGACGGCAAGCCGGTGACGCAGATCGTCGGGGCGAAGCCGAAGGCGGCGCTGATGAGCGAGATCTCCAAGCACCTCGACTGA
- a CDS encoding N-acetylmuramoyl-L-alanine amidase, which yields MQLLHRGDFGPAVAEIKAILTSQGLLPPSNGHIGDDHEQVFDGLVEHAVRAFQQQRGLITDGVVGTATYRALRDARWNLGDRPLAYQISQSITGDDVFALQERLLELGYDAGRPNKVFGSQTEHALKSFQRDYGITADGVFGPETLRSLRQLMPKVRGGRPVLLREQERVRTAGPRLRGKRIVLDPGHGGSDRGAVVEDAAEAELAWDLARRLEGRMVATGMEALLVRGPDTCPPEAERAAFANDAGADLFLSLHTDTNPSPAAQGIASYHFGTGNGTTSTVGEALAGYIQREVVAKTGMVDCGAHPKTWEVLRLTRMPAVHIEVGYLTNATDRRRLMDPTFRDILAERILVAVKRLYLLGENDQPTGTFTFDDLLRHELAKID from the coding sequence ATGCAACTGCTCCACCGCGGTGACTTCGGTCCGGCTGTTGCCGAGATCAAGGCCATTCTCACATCGCAAGGCCTGCTTCCGCCGTCGAACGGCCACATCGGCGACGACCACGAGCAGGTCTTCGACGGGCTCGTCGAGCACGCAGTTCGAGCCTTCCAGCAACAGCGTGGCCTGATCACCGACGGGGTGGTGGGCACTGCCACCTATCGGGCGCTGCGTGACGCCCGGTGGAATCTTGGCGACCGCCCGCTGGCCTACCAGATCAGTCAGTCGATCACCGGTGACGACGTCTTCGCCCTCCAGGAACGCCTGCTGGAGCTCGGCTACGACGCGGGCAGGCCCAACAAGGTCTTCGGCTCGCAGACCGAGCATGCGTTGAAGAGCTTCCAGCGCGACTACGGGATCACCGCCGACGGCGTGTTCGGCCCGGAGACGCTGCGGTCGCTCCGACAGCTCATGCCCAAGGTCCGAGGCGGCAGGCCGGTGCTGCTGCGCGAGCAGGAGCGGGTCCGCACCGCAGGGCCCCGGCTGCGCGGCAAACGCATCGTGCTCGATCCGGGGCACGGCGGCTCTGATCGCGGCGCGGTCGTGGAGGACGCCGCCGAGGCGGAGCTGGCCTGGGACCTCGCCCGCAGGCTCGAAGGCCGGATGGTCGCCACCGGCATGGAGGCCCTGCTGGTACGAGGCCCGGACACCTGTCCGCCGGAGGCAGAACGGGCCGCGTTCGCCAACGACGCAGGCGCCGACCTCTTCCTCTCGCTGCACACCGACACGAACCCCTCGCCTGCCGCGCAGGGCATCGCGTCGTACCACTTCGGCACGGGCAACGGCACGACCTCGACCGTCGGAGAGGCACTCGCCGGCTACATCCAGCGCGAGGTCGTCGCCAAGACCGGCATGGTCGACTGCGGCGCACATCCCAAGACGTGGGAGGTCCTGCGTCTGACCCGGATGCCCGCCGTGCACATCGAGGTCGGCTACCTCACCAACGCCACCGACCGGCGACGGCTGATGGACCCCACGTTCCGCGACATCCTCGCCGAGCGAATCCTGGTCGCGGTGAAGCGGCTCTACCTGCTCGGCGAGAACGACCAGCCGACCGGGACGTTCACCTTCGACGACCTGCTGCGTCACGAACTGGCCAAGATCGACTGA
- a CDS encoding GNAT family N-acetyltransferase — protein sequence MSRSVVGITLDNLHELPKQCRRCVFWELAPHIREQAEEFGQTEFEKEAWISSVLLEWGSCGRLVRVGGVPAGYALYAPPSAVPRSGTFPTSPVSADAVLLTTLKVMPEFADTGLGRLLVQAVAKDLTRRGVKAVEAFGYSDGESDGHCVIPAEFLRQVGFKTVRPHPRWPRLRLELRSAFTWKEDVEAALERLLEPMTVSTDSASSTSVGVPAR from the coding sequence GTGTCGAGAAGCGTGGTCGGCATCACGCTGGACAACCTGCATGAGCTGCCGAAACAGTGTCGGCGCTGTGTGTTCTGGGAGTTGGCGCCGCACATCAGGGAGCAGGCCGAGGAGTTCGGCCAGACCGAGTTCGAGAAGGAGGCCTGGATCTCCAGCGTGCTGCTGGAGTGGGGCTCCTGCGGACGACTGGTCCGGGTCGGCGGCGTACCCGCCGGATACGCCCTCTACGCCCCGCCCTCGGCGGTGCCTCGGTCCGGCACCTTCCCGACCTCCCCGGTCAGCGCGGACGCCGTGCTCCTCACGACCCTCAAAGTGATGCCGGAGTTCGCCGACACGGGCCTGGGACGCCTGCTCGTGCAGGCAGTGGCCAAGGACCTCACTCGACGCGGTGTGAAGGCCGTGGAGGCCTTCGGCTACTCGGACGGCGAATCCGACGGCCACTGCGTGATCCCGGCGGAGTTCCTGCGTCAGGTGGGCTTCAAGACGGTGCGCCCGCATCCGCGGTGGCCCCGACTCCGCCTCGAGCTCCGGTCGGCGTTCACCTGGAAGGAAGACGTGGAGGCGGCCCTCGAACGCCTGCTCGAGCCGATGACGGTGTCCACGGACTCGGCGTCGTCCACGTCGGTCGGGGTCCCCGCTCGCTGA
- a CDS encoding aminotransferase-like domain-containing protein, which yields MTSQESQPAPRSRARSLDAHLSRYAARTAGMTASEIRALFSVASRPEVVSLAGGMPNLSALPMESLAGEVARLVADEGQVAFQYGSAQGVPELREQITEVMALEGINAHPDDVVVTVGSQMALDTVTRIFCDPGDVVLAEAPSYVGALGSFTAYQAEVVHVAMDESGLIPAALRAALDAVQASGRRVKFLYTIPNFHNPAGVTMAVSRRAEVLDICARHGVLVIEDNPYGLLGFDNQIYPALRSMDEENVVYLGSFSKTFASGLRVGWALAPHAVREKLVLASESATLCPPTFNQLLVSRYLSTHDWKGQVKTYREVYRERRDAMLSALEQHLPPGCTWTRPDGGFYVWLTVPEGVDTKAMLPRAITQRVAYVSGTAFHADGFGSRQIRLSFCYPTPERIQEGVRRLGGVLQDELELLATFGSVPQRPRIGADSPGPDTA from the coding sequence ATGACCAGCCAGGAGTCGCAGCCGGCGCCGCGCAGTCGCGCGCGCAGTCTTGACGCGCATCTGAGCCGCTACGCGGCACGGACGGCAGGGATGACGGCGTCGGAGATCCGGGCACTGTTCTCCGTGGCCAGCAGGCCGGAGGTGGTCTCGCTGGCAGGCGGCATGCCGAACCTGTCGGCGCTGCCGATGGAGTCGCTCGCGGGCGAGGTCGCCCGGCTGGTCGCCGATGAAGGCCAGGTCGCCTTCCAGTACGGCTCCGCCCAGGGCGTCCCCGAACTGCGCGAGCAGATCACCGAGGTGATGGCGCTGGAAGGCATCAACGCCCACCCGGACGACGTCGTGGTCACCGTCGGCTCGCAGATGGCCCTGGACACCGTCACCCGGATCTTCTGCGACCCCGGCGACGTGGTGCTGGCCGAGGCACCCTCCTACGTCGGCGCGCTCGGCAGCTTCACCGCGTATCAGGCCGAGGTCGTGCATGTCGCGATGGACGAGTCGGGGCTGATCCCGGCGGCGCTGCGCGCGGCGCTCGACGCCGTCCAGGCCTCGGGGAGACGGGTCAAATTCCTCTACACGATCCCCAACTTCCACAACCCGGCAGGCGTGACGATGGCCGTGTCCCGCCGTGCCGAGGTACTGGACATCTGCGCCCGTCACGGCGTGCTGGTCATCGAGGACAACCCGTACGGACTGCTGGGCTTCGACAACCAGATCTATCCCGCGCTGCGGTCGATGGACGAGGAGAACGTGGTCTACCTCGGGTCCTTCTCCAAGACCTTCGCCTCCGGTCTCCGGGTCGGCTGGGCGCTGGCACCGCACGCGGTGCGCGAGAAGCTCGTGCTGGCCTCAGAGTCGGCGACCCTCTGCCCACCCACGTTCAACCAGCTCCTCGTCTCCCGTTATCTCTCGACCCACGACTGGAAAGGCCAGGTCAAAACGTATCGAGAGGTCTACAGGGAGCGCAGGGACGCGATGCTCTCCGCGTTGGAGCAGCACCTGCCGCCCGGCTGCACCTGGACCCGACCCGACGGCGGGTTCTACGTCTGGCTGACGGTCCCCGAAGGCGTCGACACCAAGGCGATGCTTCCGCGAGCGATCACCCAGCGGGTGGCCTATGTCTCCGGGACCGCGTTCCATGCGGACGGCTTCGGCAGCAGGCAGATTCGACTGTCCTTCTGCTACCCGACGCCGGAGCGAATCCAGGAGGGTGTGCGCAGGCTCGGGGGAGTGCTCCAGGACGAACTGGAGTTGCTGGCGACCTTCGGCAGTGTTCCCCAGCGTCCCCGCATCGGCGCCGACTCGCCCGGCCCGGACACCGCCTGA
- a CDS encoding D-alanine--D-alanine ligase family protein produces MSDRWVAVLSGGLSHERDVSLRSGRRLSAALRSAGVTVEEWDADAELLSRLGADRPDAVVVALHGGEGENGAVQAVLEMRGIPFVGTDSRSCRRAWDKPSAKAEIAAAGLTTPDWIVLPHSTFRSLGAQAVLDAMVERLGLPLMLKPDQGGSALGARVVRTAEELPAAMVGVLAYGDAVLVERFVEGTEVAVGVIDTADGPIALPAVEIDPAGGVYDYTARYTAGLTTFHTPARLPEAQAAEVGELAVAAHRLLGLRDVSRTDAVVGTDGRVHFLEVNVSPGLTETSLLPMAIEAADRSFGKVFAELIERAIARA; encoded by the coding sequence GTGTCAGATCGTTGGGTGGCGGTGCTGTCGGGAGGGCTCTCCCACGAACGGGACGTCTCGTTGCGTTCCGGTCGCAGGCTGTCCGCCGCGCTGCGCTCGGCGGGCGTGACGGTGGAGGAGTGGGACGCCGATGCCGAGCTGCTGTCGCGACTGGGTGCGGACCGACCGGACGCCGTGGTGGTCGCGCTGCACGGCGGTGAAGGAGAGAACGGCGCGGTCCAGGCCGTCCTGGAGATGCGGGGCATTCCCTTCGTCGGCACCGACTCACGCTCCTGCCGCCGTGCTTGGGACAAGCCGTCCGCCAAGGCGGAGATCGCCGCCGCCGGACTGACCACACCGGACTGGATCGTGCTGCCGCACAGCACCTTCCGTTCGCTGGGCGCGCAGGCCGTGCTGGACGCCATGGTCGAACGGCTCGGTCTGCCGCTGATGCTCAAGCCGGATCAGGGCGGGTCAGCGTTGGGTGCGCGGGTGGTGCGCACCGCAGAGGAACTGCCCGCCGCGATGGTGGGGGTGCTGGCCTATGGCGATGCGGTTCTGGTCGAGCGCTTCGTCGAGGGCACCGAGGTGGCGGTGGGCGTGATCGACACCGCCGACGGTCCGATCGCGTTGCCCGCCGTGGAGATCGATCCGGCAGGCGGGGTCTACGACTACACGGCGCGGTACACCGCCGGGCTCACGACCTTTCACACGCCTGCCCGGTTGCCCGAGGCGCAGGCGGCGGAGGTGGGGGAGTTGGCAGTCGCCGCACATCGGCTACTCGGCCTTCGCGACGTCTCGCGGACCGACGCCGTGGTGGGCACCGACGGCCGAGTGCACTTCCTGGAGGTGAACGTGTCGCCGGGGCTCACCGAGACGTCGCTGCTGCCGATGGCGATCGAGGCGGCGGACCGCTCGTTCGGGAAGGTGTTCGCCGAATTGATCGAGCGGGCGATCGCTCGCGCCTGA